The following coding sequences lie in one Trypanosoma brucei gambiense DAL972 chromosome 7, complete sequence genomic window:
- a CDS encoding cyclin CycB3, with the protein MSYNTSSSSDSLLCEIDVNIQQQLDNSNFFLPVPKHLWNVQSKKDKHRCQGGGTSPKNTAQSNQPSTEMTCVMLQKSMRNALCNLELMYTNDTERLKQRLSEEFHRLRESAAERTRQLIDLSTKAQPLSYRVLFVLNLRRWMLCRGFEFALQDLKDWLRLALLLRETDTLHFLRECTKKLGPYARQRVEDALILHGSDIDSVCQVVMDIPVPTDETTTFGGPYYNLTLNDLIAMGDEDTHSVHVVNAQHTMPSHVREGLVEWMLLVNVELNLQLETFFLAVSILDRYLLRATIQPDREYLTAYAILLLASKVEEKCLFPLRDSVRLCGKTYKVGVLIATTNRIFEVLDCNVVYATLSNVGFGFLWQQEPAACEKQYSFLTYILTTLAIRTQYRQYRLSALAAAAVYVSRLRFNIPTGRPCDEVVVLLPVIKDAISCNISARSGGVYDLFKRSCFHEASRFPLPDLLYGL; encoded by the coding sequence ATGAGTTACAATACCAGTAGCAGCAGCGATAGTTTACTCTGTGAAATAGACGTCAACATTCAGCAGCAGTTGGATAACAGtaactttttccttcccgtACCGAAGCATCTTTGGAATGTACAATCGAAAAAAGACAAGCACCGATGTCAGGGGGGAGGGACGTCGCCTAAAAACACTGCACAATCCAATCAACCGAGTACTGAAATGACATGCGTCATGCTGCAGAAGAGTATGCGAAATGCTCTCTGCAACCTAGAGCTTATGTACACGAACGACACTGAGCGATTGAAACAGCGACTGTCTGAGGAGTTTCACCGCCTCCGCGAAAGCGCCGCGGAGCGGACGCGACAGCTAATTGATTTATCAACGAAAGCACAACCTTTGAGTTACCGCGTTTTGTTTGTGCTGAACCTCCGCCGGTGGATGCTCTGCAGGGGGTTCGAATTTGCTCTGCAGGACCTTAAGGACTGGCTCCGACTGGCGCTTCTACTGCGAGAAACCGATACACTACATTTTCTAAGGGAATGCACGAAGAAGTTAGGTCCGTATGCGCGGCAGCGCGTAGAAGACGCTCTAATCCTACACGGCTCAGATATCGATTCTGTCTGCCAAGTTGTGATGGACATTCCCGTTCCCACCGATGAAACGACAACGTTTGGGGGTCCTTATTATAATTTGACTCTTAACGATCTAATAGCAATGGGTGACGAGGATACACACAGCGTGCATGTGGTTAATGCGCAGCATACGATGCCGTCGCACGTGCGAGAAGGGCTCGTTGAGTGGATGTTGCTTGTCAATGTGGAGTTGAATCTGCAGTTGGAGACATTCTTCCTCGCAGTTTCTATACTTGACCGCTATTTACTCCGTGCAACCATCCAACCCGATCGCGAATACCTCACGGCCTACGCTATTCTATTGCTAGCGTCgaaggtggaggaaaagTGCCTTTTCCCGTTGCGTGACTCCGTTAGACTTTGTGGGAAAACATACAAGGTGGGTGTCCTGATTGCGACAACCAACCGTATATTTGAAGTACTGGACTGCAATGTCGTGTACGCTACGCTTAGCAACGTGGGATTCGGTTTTTTGTGGCAGCAGGAACCTGCAGCATGTGAAAAGCAGTACTCGTTTCTCACATACATCCTTACAACACTTGCCATTCGCACGCAATACAGGCAGTATAGACTCTCTGCACTAGCAGCCGCAGCTGTCTATGTGAGCCGACTGCGGTTTAATATCCCAACGGGTCGACCCTGTGATGAGgtggttgtgcttctgccaGTTATTAAGGATGCAATCAGTTGCAATATATCAGCGAGATCGGGAGGTGTGTACGACCTCTTCAAGAGAAGCTGCTTCCATGAGGCCAGTCGTTTCCCGCTGCCAGACCTTCTGTACGGTCTTTGA
- a CDS encoding C-1-tetrahydrofolate synthase, cytoplasmic,putative has product MPEAVVIDGRAVAKAIQKELTEEVALLERRYKGRRPGLSTIICGKRKDSQTYVRLKRKAAAACGFRNFSVELPANVTQEALEREVIRLNEEEACHSIVVQLPLPPHIDKVAALSKIKPEKDADCLLPVNVGQLHIRERNPAIVPCTASAVMELLKCSGVEICGKRVVVLGRGDIAGLPVATLLANEDATVTVVHSATPLCDIADIVRASDIVVSAAGQPGLVRGEWIKLGAAVIDVGTTPVADPSKVPGYRLVGDVCFDVARKRAAYITPVPGGVGPVTVSMLLKNTLTMFKRSVRAL; this is encoded by the coding sequence ATGCCTGAGGCGGTTGTAATTGACGGCAGAGCGGTGGCGAAGGCCATTCAAAAGGAACTGACTGAAGAGGTCGCATTGTTGGAACGCCGTTACAAAGGAAGACGTCCGGGGCTCTCCACCATCATTTGCGGTAAGCGTAAGGACTCTCAAACGTATGTCCGCTTGAAACGTAAGGCCGCTGCCGCTTGCGGGTTTCGCAACTTTAGTGTGGAACTCCCTGCAAATGTTACGCAGGAAGCTTTGGAACGGGAGGTGATTAGGTTAAACGAGGAGGAAGCATGCCATAGCATCGTTGTGCAGTTACCGCTTCCGCCGCACATCGACAAGGTGGCAGCGTTATCGAAGATTAAGCCGGAGAAGGATGCAGACTGTTTACTTCCAGTCAATGTGGGTCAGCTCCACATTAGGGAACGCAATCCTGCCATTGTTCCGTGCACCGCATCTGCCGTCATGGAGTTGCTTAAGTGCAGTGGCGTGGAAATATGTGGAAAGCGGGTAGTGGTGCTTGGACGGGGTGACATCGCTGGTCTGCCCGTTGCCACTTTGCTGGCAAATGAAGATGCCACGGTTACTGTAGTGCACTCCGCGACGCCACTATGTGACATTGCGGACATTGTTCGAGCGTCCGATATAGTTGTGTCTGCTGCAGGTCAGCCGGGCCTTGTTCGCGGGGAGTGGATCAAGCTTGGTGCTGCAGTTATTGACGTGGGCACCACACCCGTCGCCGATCCATCGAAGGTGCCGGGATATCGTCTTGTGGGTGACGTTTGCTTTGATGTGGCGCGTAAGCGAGCCGCTTATATCACACCTGTGCCCGGCGGTGTTGGTCCTGTGACTGTGAGCATGCTGCTGAAGAACACTCTTACGATGTTTAAAAGAAGCGTTCGTGCCTTGTGA
- a CDS encoding GTP-binding protein, putative, giving the protein MRRCIPPSVLRGVLLLQTRLVSTNTQTPPSGCATKIQNESPMNGSFNLPRERQILGGLHADWRTQMKRSGSILNDITPALPDTKRTEEQRRRVAGWRPVVKLLGDQRLRIAIVGRMNSGKSSLFNLLRLEPTVPGRSNVVRDFDGITRDSVEGQAQLEGMHFTIIDTPGMVQGRMVEEAFRTVETADAAIFVTAVDEDIMPEELSLMQYLHLKHMPVVLLANKMDLIQEEEEEAVLDRYNSLGFGNAIPFSARRKSGLEMLAAVLEPLYHIHAMHKVENDWDIEDLAMQGDESAMEEIRERNCSDRFIRIAIVGRTNSGKSSLVNRLVGFERNRAVDEKNSTRDPVELPCSYKGRKLKLIDTAGLARHRYRADRDFIGRIHGLSVNEIRFAHVVIVVFDATEGHPNKYDMAVLHSVAAEGRPFLLCANKWDAVLDQSATAEAIDFKIKRQVREVKYSNAVVVSAHTGLNLTLLMDQALELYDKWNKRVRRAELTRLWRKMEKSVIIPYHVARIGRITQVNTRPPTFLLQLQTKNDSNTLPKALQEMMKNTLVEEFDFRGVPIRLIQEVKDSNPDYI; this is encoded by the coding sequence ATGAGACGCTGCATCCCTCCATCTGTGCTTCGTGGagttctgctgctgcaaacGCGACTTGTGTCTACGAATACGCAAACGCCACCATCAGGTTGTGCAACAAAAATACAGAATGAATCACCGATGAACGGTTCATTTAATTTGCCGCGTGAGCGACAGATCCTCGGCGGGCTTCATGCGGACTGGCGCACTCAAATGAAACGTTCCGGTTCTATTCTCAACGACATCACGCCGGCACTCCCTGATACTAAGCGAACCGAGGAGCAGCGTCGTCGAGTTGCAGGGTGGAGGCCTGTGGTGAAACTACTGGGGGATCAGCGTTTGCGCATTGCCATTGTGGGGCGCATGAACAGCGGTAAGTCTTCGTTATTCAACCTGCTCCGCCTGGAACCCACCGTGCCTGGTCGTAGTAATGTTGTGCGTGACTTCGATGGCATAACTCGTGACTCGGTTGAGGGTCAGGCACAACTGGAAGGGATGCATTTCACTATTATTGACACACCAGGAATGGTGCAGGGACGAATGGTTGAGGAGGCGTTTCGCACGGTGGAAACCGCCGATGCAGCGATCTTTGTGACTGCTGTTGATGAGGACATTATGCCTGAAGAATTAAGCCTTATGCAATATCTTCATCTCAAACATATGCCGGTGGTGTTGTTGGCTAACAAGATGGATCTCAtacaggaggaagaggaagaggcggTGCTCGACCGCTACAACTCGCTTGGATTTGGAAATGCCATCCCTTTCTCTGCAAGGCGTAAGTCGGGGCTGGAGATGCTTGCTGCTGTGCTAGAGCCGTTATATCATATCCACGCCATGCATAAGGTGGAAAATGATTGGGACATTGAAGATCTGGCAATGCAGGGTGATGAGAGTGCGATGGAGGAGATTCGGGAACGAAATTGCAGCGATCGTTTTATCCGCATCGCCATCGTTGGAAGGACAAATAGTGGTAAGTCGAGTTTAGTAAACAGACTGGTGGGGTTTGAACGGAATCGAGCCGTAGATGAGAAAAATTCCACACGCGATCCCGTGGAGCTGCCATGCAGTTACAAAGGTCGTAAGCTCAAGTTAATTGACACTGCTGGACTGGCACGCCATCGCTACCGTGCCGATCGTGATTTTATCGGACGTATCCACGGATTGTCTGTCAATGAGATTCGTTTTGCCCACGTTGTTATTGTGGTGTTTGATGCAACGGAGGGTCATCCTAATAAGTACGACATGGCCGTCCTTCACTCCGTAGCCGCTGAGGGGAGACCTTTTCTATTGTGCGCAAACAAATGGGACGCTGTACTGGATCAAAGCGCTACTGCGGAAGCCATTGACTTTAAGATTAAGCGACAAGTGCGGGAGGTAAAATATAGCAATGCGGTTGTGGTGTCCGCGCACACTGGGCTGAACCTTACTCTGTTGATGGACCAAGCACTCGAGTTATATGATAAATGGAATAAACGTGTTCGACGAGCGGAGCTGACTCGCCtttggaggaaaatggaaaaatctGTTATCATTCCTTATCACGTGGCGCGGATTGGTCGAATAACGCAGGTAAATACGAGACCTCCAACGTTTCTCTTGCAgttacaaacaaaaaatgattCCAATACGTTACCAAAGGCTCTTCAGGAAATGATGAAGAACACGCTTGTCGAGGAGTTTGACTTCCGCGGGGTACCGATTCGACTAATACAGGAGGTAAAGGATTCCAACCCTGACTACATCTAA
- a CDS encoding 6-phosphofructo-2-kinase/fructose-2,6-biphospha tase,putative: protein MRPAPMDCLVCSGRLPVQTAFNRMAAIQEEIARIDDQLATLYLTENMAATSPKEAPTDESIDQTIAHMLAVELCQLSASGDTVGIRVLLSGGADCNCVDYHGRTPLHLACLMGHVTVARVLLEFGADVTATDKEGKTPMDLAVRSDTREIVELLMSHCICDSSGGARSPPQELDGVLGEGLQEDSPLTATHPDFSSLPRPMMGSLIVIMVGLPARGKMYTARQIQRYFQWNGLQSSIFTYDNYVHQLAPRQPASCDITQDVDMELRVAKAIAHDMTHFIHQEDGVAVLAGSNVTSVRRMALFNAVMETGHIRQGRVVFVEVINTVSERIRNNVLLAKEMVTGASDRFVEEYYEKMEQLEAVYTSLDPVVDKDLTYIRVENGEVFSLNNISGWMPSRLAYMLHNLNPCSHNIYLTRSGEYIDLVDQRIGGNSPLTERGRAYGRAIFEYFRREHGAERFVVMSSCAVRCTETVHYFDKRNELSQDPYFASGSTSPAVNCRVSYLPTLDDINRGDCEGMLLSDVRRTMPGTLRNILDDPYLTAWPNGECTHQVFNARLEPLIHDIQASDHSVLVVSHLHLLQGLYSYFVCKDGNVIAPQNAYTIDIPLECVVKIRRVGDNRVAEIIDLSHEVDRIAQLYHRGAQRHCRRTEDFNKL from the coding sequence ATGCGCCCAGCTCCGATGGACTGCCTGGTGTGCTCAGGGCGCCTGCCCGTGCAGACTGCCTTTAATCGCATGGCTGCTATACAGGAGGAAATTGCGCGAATTGATGACCAACTGGCTACACTTTATTTGACTGAGAATATGGCGGCGACGTCCCCAAAGGAGGCACCCACCGACGAATCGATTGATCAAACGATAGCCCACATGCTTGCAGTCGAACTGTGCCAACTCTCCGCGTCAGGTGACACGGTTGGCATACGCGTTCTGCTTAGTGGTGGGGCGGATTGCAATTGTGTTGATTATCACGGGCGCACACCTCTGCATCTTGCCTGTCTTATGGGACACGTCACGGTGGCTAGGGTTCTTCTTGAGTTCGGCGCCGACGTGACGGCAACAGACAAAGAGGGCAAAACTCCGATGGATCTTGCGGTTAGAAGCGACACGCGAGAAATAGTGGAGCTCCTAATGAGTCACTGCATCTGTGATTCCTCTGGTGGTGCTCGCAGCCCCCCGCAGGAACTCGATGGTGTACTGGGTGAGGGTTTGCAAGAAGATTCTCCTCTGACAGCAACACATCCAGACTTTTCCAGTCTTCCGCGACCCATGATGGGGAGCCTTATTGTAATAATGGTGGGACTTCCAGCGCGTGGGAAAATGTACACTGCGCGGCAGATTCAGCGCTACTTTCAGTGGAACGGATTGCAAAGTTCTATTTTCACCTACGACAATTATGTGCATCAACTAGCGCCAAGACAACCCGCTTCTTGTGACATAACACAGGACGTAGATATGGAATTGCGGGTAGCAAAGGCCATTGCGCACGACATGACACATTTCATTCACCAGGAAGATGGCGTTGCTGTACTTGCTGGAAGCAATGTTACTTCGGTCCGTCGCATGGCCTTATTTAACGCAGTGATGGAAACGGGGCACATCCGACAGGGACGCGTCGTGTTTGTTGAAGTTATTAACACAGTGTCTGAACGTATACGGAACAACGTTCTTCTTGCGAAGGAAATGGTCACTGGCGCCTCCGACAGGTTTGTCGAAGAGTATTATGAAAAAATGGAGCAGTTGGAGGCAGTGTACACCTCACTTGACCCCGTTGTAGACAAGGACCTTACATACATTCGCGTTGAAAATGGAGAGGTTTTTTCACTCAACAATATATCCGGGTGGATGCCTTCACGCTTGGCGTATATGCTGCACAACTTGAACCCATGCTCTCACAATATTTACCTCACACGCTCTGGAGAGTACATCGATCTCGTTGACCAGCGTATCGGCGGAAACTCACCACTCACGGAGCGGGGTAGAGCATATGGTAGGGCGATATTTGAGTACTTTCGCCGGGAACATGGAGCAGAGCGGTTTGTTGTGATGAGTAGTTGCGCCGTTCGCTGTACGGAAACTGTACATTACTTTGATAAACGCAACGAGCTGTCGCAAGATCCATATTTTGCATCTGGTTCAACCAGCCCAGCCGTGAATTGTCGTGTGTCGTACCTCCCTACACTCGACGACATCAACCGTGGGGATTGTGAGGGAATGCTTTTATCCGACGTGCGTCGTACGATGCCTGGGACGCTTAGGAATATTTTGGATGACCCCTACCTGACCGCGTGGCCTAACGGCGAGTGTACACACCAAGTGTTTAATGCGCGACTTGAGCCGCTCATTCACGACATTCAGGCAAGTGACCACTCTGTTCTCGTAGTTTCACATCTCCATCTTCTTCAAGGCCTTTACTCCTACTTTGTCTGCAAGGACGGCAACGTGATCGCACCGCAAAATGCGTACACAATTGATATACCGCTGGAATGTGTGGTGAAGATTCGACGTGTGGGTGACAACCGTGTGGCGGAGATAATTGATCTTTCCCATGAGGTTGACCGTATTGCGCAGCTCTACCATAGGGGCGCTCAACGGCACTGCCGCCGCACAGAGGACTTCAACAAACTTTGA